The Euphorbia lathyris chromosome 2, ddEupLath1.1, whole genome shotgun sequence genome includes a window with the following:
- the LOC136220811 gene encoding (+)-neomenthol dehydrogenase-like — translation MAEVSKRYAVVTGANKGIGFAVCKQLASNGIVVILTARDEKRGLEAVQKLKDAGLSDYVVFHQLDVADSASIDVLADFIKSQFGKLDILVNNAGVSGVKVKSEAPKDVDPSKEGGVKWYDMLNERYEVPEECFSINYYGAKTMIQKLIPLLQLSDSPRIVNVSSGAGKMEYLLNEWAIKVLQDDNSLSDEKIDEVLKQYLEDFKDGSLETKGWPADLSSFKLSKASINAYTRIIAKKFPTFRINCLCPGYVKTDINLNTGVLSVEEGAESVVRLALLSDDGPSGSFFDQKVESSF, via the exons ATGGCGGAAGTGAGCAAGAG GTACGCAGTGGTGACTGGAGCTAACAAGGGGATCGGATTTGCAGTTTGTAAGCAACTGGCTTCGAATGGAATTGTGGTGATTTTAACAGCCAGAGACGAGAAGAGAGGCCTTGAAGCTGTTCAAAAACTCAAAGATGCCGGTCTCTCCGATTACGTAGTTTTTCATCAACTCGATGTCGCCGATTCTGCGAGTATCGATGTTCTCGCCGATTTCATCAAATCTCAGTTCGGAAAGCTTGATATCTTG GTGAACAATGCAGGTGTTTCTGGAGTGAAAGTGAAAAGTGAAGCTCCGAAAGATGTAGATCCAAGTAAGGAAGGAGGAGTGAAGTGGTATGATATGTTGAATGAAAGATATGAAGTGCCTGAAGAATGCTTCTCTATAAATTATTATGGTGCAAAGACTATGATTCAGAAACTTATTCCTCTACTCCAATTGTCTGATTCACCAAGGATTGTCAACGTTTCATCAGGTGCAGGCAAGATGGAG TATTTATTAAATGAATGGGCTATCAAGGTATTACAAGATGATAATAGTCTTTCAGATGAGAAAATCGATGAAGTGCTGAAGCAATATTTAGAAGATTTCAAAGATGGTTCACTAGAAACTAAAGGTTGGCCTGCCGATCTTTCTAGTTTTAAACTCTCAAAAGCAAGCATAAATGCCTACACAAGAATCATTGCAAAGAAATTCCCAACCTTTCGCATAAATTGTCTGTGTCCTGGATATGTAAAAACGGATATAAATCTCAACACTGGAGTATTATCCGTTGAAGAAGGAGCTGAAAGTGTTGTGAGGTTGGCGTTATTATCTGATGATGGTCCTTCTGGTTCTTTCTTTGATCAAAAGGTTGAGTCATCATTTTGA
- the LOC136220812 gene encoding (+)-neomenthol dehydrogenase-like: MFEALAPHLQLSDSARIVNISSSLGLLKNIPNQWAKGLLSDDNNLIGERVDEVVNQFLKDFKDGLLETKGWPIHTSAYIISKAAISAYTRILAKKYPSFLVNSVCPGFCKTDITTNLGTLTSAQGAENVVRLALLSKDESTSGCFFREKQMADF, translated from the exons ATGTTTGAAGCACTTGCTCCTCATCTGCAATTGTCTGATTCAGCACGAATTGTaaatatttcttcttctttgggatTATTGAAG AATATACCAAATCAATGGGCAAAAGGATTGTTGAGTGATGATAATAACCTGATTGGAGAAAGAGTGGATGAAGTTGTGAATCAATTTCTAAAAGATTTTAAGGATGGTTTGCTTGAGACCAAAGGATGGCCAATTCATACCTCTGCCTACATTATTTCAAAAGCTGCAATAAGTGCCTACACAAGAATTTTAGCAAAGAAGTATCCAAGTTTCCTTGTCAATTCTGTTTGTCCTGGATTTTGCAAGACTGATATTACCACCAATCTTGGCACCTTAACTTCAGCTCAAGGAGCAGAAAATGTTGTGAGATTAGCACTACTATCAAAAGATGAATCAACTTCTGGTTGTTTCTTTAGAGAAAAACAAATGGCTGATTTCTGA